aatttccaaatgcctgaaggtaccacgttcatctgtacaaacaatagtatgcaagtataaataccatgggaccacgcagccgtcataccgctaaggaaggagacgcgttctgtctcctagagatgaacgtactttggtgcgaaaagagcaaatcaatcccagaacaacagcaaaggaccttgtgaagatgctggaggaaacaggtacaaaagtatctatatccacagtaaaacgagtcctatatggacataacctgaaaggccgctcagcaaggaagaagccactgctccaaaaccgccataaaaaagccagactacagtttgctcctgcacatggggacaaagatcctactttttggagaaatgtcctctggtctgatgatacaaaaattgaactgtttggcattaatgaccatcgttatgtttggatgaaaaagggggaggcttgcaagtcgaagaacaccatcctgaccgtgaagcacgggggtggcagcatcacgttgtgggggtgctttgctgcaggagggactggtgcacttcactaaataatgatgtcatcatgaggatggataattatgtggatatattgaaacaacatctcaagacatcagtcaggaagttaaagcttggtcgcaaatgggtcttccaaatggacaatgaccccaagcatacttccaaagttgtgtcaaaatggcttaaggacaacaaagtcaaggtactggagtggcaatcacaaagcccggacctcaatcccatagaaaagctGTGGGCAGAAGCGAAAAAGCTTGTGCGAATaaaaaggcctacaaacctgattcagttacaccagctctgtcaggaggaatgggccaaaattcacccaatttattgtgggaagcttgtggaaggctacccaaaacatttgacccaagttaaacaatttaaaggcaatgctaccaaatactaattgagtgtatgtaaacttctgacccactgagaatgtgatgaaagaaataaaacctgaaataaataatgctctactattattctgacatttcacattcttaaaataaagtggtgatcctaactgacctaagacagggaatttttactgggattaaatgtcaggaattgtgtaaaactgagtttaaatgtatttggctaaggcgtatgtaaacttctgacttcaattgtatgtATGAGATGTGTAATGTGacattaaagtggccaatgatttcaagtctgtgtatgtaggctgcagcctctctgtgcttGTGATGGCtattaaacagtctgatggccttgagatagaagctgtatttcagtctctcggtcccagctttgatgcacctgtactgacttcgccttctggatgataatgtggtgaacaggcagtggctcgggtggttgttgtccttgatgatcttttaggccttcctgtgacatcgggttctgtaggtgtcctggagggcagatagtttgcccccggtgatgcgttgtgcagaccgcaccaccctctggagagccctgcagttgccgtaccaggtggtgatacagcctgacaggatgctctaaattgtgcatctataaacgtttgtgagggttttaggtgacaagacacatttcttcagcctcctgagattgaagaggcgctgttccgtcttcttcaccacactgtctgtgagggtggaccatttcagtttgtcggtgatgttgtacgcagaggaacttaaaactttccacgtTCTCCACTGGTGTCCCGTCGATGTCGATTggagggtgctccctctgttgcttcctgaagtctacgatcagtcttcttcttctgcttttaTGGAGTGTATATAGTGCAACCAGGTTTTAGGCTATTGCATCTCATGATGACACAAATATTTGACAGTAAATAGCCACCCATTGTTTCATAAGacctgtttttcttcttcttcaaatCCTGAGGTGATGCTGCATTCACGTCATGTCGGAAACTTGGACATTCTGAAATGTTTGACTTTCTAATGAAGAAAGACCATACACAACTTGTGAAGTGTCCGAATCAATTTGAATCAGACTTGACATGAACGCAGCATAACTCTCTCATCCGACATAACTCAAAactcatggaaaccatgtgtttgatgtgttcgatACCATTCAATTTATTCTGTTCCAGACATTAATATGAGCCCTTCCTCCCCAATTACGGTGCCACCACCACttggtgcagtttgaggccatgtggagGAGAGTGATAGGGGCagtggagatgggggtgtgagcaggtgggtctgggcaggggtgaTGTTGTCAATGTTTGTGTCTGgctgtatgttgttgtttgtaCGTGGATGTTTTGTATtgtaaaaaagatatatacactaccggtcaaaagttttagaacacctactcattcaagggtttttctttatttttactattttctacattgtagaataatagtaaagacatcaaaactatggaataacacatatggaatcatgtagtaaccaaaaaagtgtttaacatatcaaaatatattttatatttgagattcttcaaagtagccaccctttgccttgatgacagctttacacactcatggtattctctcaaccagcttcatgaggtagtcacctggaatgcattccaattaaaatgtgtgccttcttaaaagttaatttgtggaatttctttccttcttaatgcatttgagccaatcagttgtgttgtgacaaggtgtgttgtgtgtgtggggggggatacaGAGaaaatatggcaagaacagctcaaataagcaaagagaaacgacagtccatcattactttaagacatgaaggtcagtcaatacatacaatttcaagaactttgagtttcttcaagtgcagtcgcaaaacccatcaagtgctgtgatgaaactagctctcatgaggaccaccgcAGGaatggaagacacagagttaccaatGCTGTAGAGGACAAGTTCATTCGAGTCACAAGACTCcaaaattgcaacccaaataaatacttcatttagttcaagtaacagacacatctcaacatcaactgttcagaggagactgatggaatcaaggcacacttaaccagcatggctaccacagtattctgcagcgatacgccatcccatcttgtttgGGTTAATgtgggaccatcatttgtttttcaacaggacaatgacccaacacacctcctggctgtataagggctattttaccaagaatgagagtgatggagtgctgcatcagatgacctggcctccacaatcccccaacctcaacccaattgagacggtTTGGGATGTGTCGGAAcgcagagtgaagtaaaagcagccaacaagtgctcagcatatgtgggaactccttcaagactgttggaaaagcattccaggtgaagctggttgagagaatgccaagagtgtgcaaagctgtcatcaaggcaaagggtggctaattgaagaatctcaaatataaaatatattttgatttgtttaacacttttttggttactacatgattccatatgtgttatttcagagttttgatttcttcactattatactacaatgtagaaaatagtacaaattttaaaaaaaaaccttgaatgagtaggtgttcttaaacttttgactggtagtgtatatatctaATTTGAACTCAGGTTCCGAGTTTCCGAGTTGTATTGAACACGGCATAAACTCCGAGTTTCCCACTTGTAAAGTGATTGAACCAATAGGAAGCTCGAGTTTCCGAGTTGTCGTGAAATCACCAAGAGAACAGCAAATGCGGCATGATCATCCGAACAACGCCCGCGTGACAGTCCAATGGGAGCGCGAGCTGTCACCATACGTCACACAGGGATGTGGCTCGTGTGGAGGGGACGGAGGTTTATATACCCTCAAAGTAAACTTCCCGAAACTTTTAGAAGCGTCAGAACTGAGTTGAGTTAGCTATGATTTAAATAGGCCTATTTATCTCTTTACAAACGTTTCACACATTTAGTCTCATTGAGTCTATCCAAACTTGTCAGGTCAGTTAGTCGGTCCATaatttatttgaaaagtcattttTGGCAACTTGCAGGAGCATCATCATGTATCCAGAATCTACAGTGGGGTAAGTGTTTTCCTACAATATCCACTGTTCATTATATCTGCGGATTCAGATATCAGAAGCATCAGTAATAATAATTGTGAACCTTATATGGTGCTGTATGGAATTGTTTAATGTTATGAGTGAGTGTGGACTAATATAGATTAATGTGCGTACTTAACGGAAAGCCGTGGTCTTTTGCGCTTCTGTAGCCTGCTATACTTTATCGTTATTTTTGGTCCAGTCCTAGGTTCATTTGTCAACACTTTTTCTCGGAAGAGCAGTTTTACCAGGTGACAGGCGCTAAATGAATGGTTAAAAGAACATCTGTCTATAGTGGTATGTGTAGGGTTGTACTGTGTCTTCCATTCTAAAGTCTACAATTATATCATACCAGAAGGCTAATGCATAATTGGATTAGGCTCCATTGCAGACATTTACTGGGCTGCGGAAATTCCTCAACATGGAAAATGTGGCTGTAACTTCGCGCTTGGTTCGTCACGTAGCCCAGCCCCATGAAAGGAATCTGTTACTAGGCCTACACATGCCATGGGTTGTGTTAACATTGTGGATGCTGGTAGTACCCTTTTACTGTTAAACCAGAATCAGATGAAGATTATTTACAATAGGTGAGAGCGTGCGTGTGTGGGAAGTCCTTGGAAAATGTTCTCAGTTGTAATCTTGTTGTAATGTTATATTACATAATAAAAGGCTGTTTCAGACACAGCTGTGTTTCCcaattcccttctccctccaccgcTTTAACTCACACTCAGGATGTGacccaaatggcacgctattccctttataatgcactacctttgaccaggactcataggactctggtcaaaagtagtgcaccatgtaaggcatagggtgccatttgggctatGGCACAGATGCTCATGCCCATCTCCCTGTTTTCTTACTATGAGGCTGTTTTCCCACACatttcccacctctctccctctgtcaattacatttatatattttttttctctctctctctctctctctctctctctctctctctctctctctctctctctctctctctctctctctctctctctctctctctctctctctctctctctctctatctatctctctgtctctctctctctctctctatctatctctctgtctctctctatctatctctctgtctctctctctctatctatctctctgtctctctctctctctctctctctctctatctatctctctgtctctctctctctctctctctctctctctctctctctctctctcctctctctatctctctctctctctctctctctctctctgtctgtctgtctgtctctctctctctctctgtctgtctgtctgtctctctctctctctctctctctatctctctctctctctctctctatctcgctctctctctctctctctctctctctctctctctctatctatctctctgtctctctctctctctctctatctatctctctgtctctctctatctatctctctgtctctctctctctatctatctctctgtctctctctctctctctctctctctatctatctctctgtctctctctctctctctctctctctctctctctctctctctctctctctctctctctctctctctctctctctctctctctctctctctgtctgtctgtctgtctctctctctctctctctgtctgtctgtctctctctctctctctctctctatctctctctcctctctctctctatctctctctctctctctctctctctctctctctctctctcctctctctcctctctctcctctctctctctctctctgtctgtctgtctctctctctctctctctctctctctctctctctctctatctatctctctctctctctctctctctctctctctctctctctctctctctctctctctctctatctctctctctctctctctctctctctctctctctatctctctctctctctctatctctctctctctctctctctctctctctctatctctctctctctctctctctctctctctctctcctctctctctcctctctctctctctctctatctctcaggtGCAGCTTTGAGGAGTGTAGTGCTACAGCTGAATGGCTCCTGTCCCGGACAGAGATACGCCCCCTGGTGGGGATAGTTTGTGGCTCAGGCTTGGGAGGCTTGGCAGAAATGCTAAAAGACCAGATGGCATTTAAATACAGCGACATTCCTAACTTTCCCCAGAGCACAGGTGTGTAGTTTTGTATGCGTGTTATGTATGTATACTTATCTCTAATCTCTAATACACTGTGTGTACTGATCTAACTGGTTTTTGTGTGTTCCAGTGCATGGTCACGCTGGCAGGTTGGTGTTTGGCATGCTGAAAGGGAAAgcatgtgtttgtatgcaggGAAGATTCCATCTCTATGAGGGATACCCCATCCATAAGGTTTGTTGAtgtttatatatacactgctcaaaaaaaataaagggaacactaaaaataacacatcctagatctgaatgaatgaaatattcttattaaatacttttttctttacatagttgaatgtgctgacaacaaaatcacacaaaaattatcaatggaaatcaaatttatcaacccatggaggtctggatttggagtcacactcaaaattaaagtggaaaaccacactacaggctgatccaactttgatgtaatgtccttaaaacaagtcaaaatgaggctcagtagtgtgtgtggcctctacGTGCctttatgacctccctacaacgcctgggtatgcttctgatgaggtggcggatggtctcctgagggatctcctcccagacctggactaaagcatcagccaactcctggacagtctgtggtgcaacgtggcattggtggatggagcgagacatgatgtcccagatgtgctcaattggattcaggtctggggaacgggcggaccagtccatagcatcaatgccttcctcttgcaggaactgctgacacactccagccacatgaggtctagcattgtcttgcattaggaggaaccaagggccaaccgcaccagcatatggtctcacaaggggtctgaggatctcatctcggttcctaatggcagtcaggctacctctggcgagcacatggagggctgtgcggccccccaaagaaatgccaccccacaccatgactgacccaccaccaaaccggtcatgctggaggatgttgccggcagcagaacgttctccacggtgtctccagactgtcacgtctgtcacatgtgctcagtgtgaacctgctttcatctgtgaagagcacagggcgccagtggcgaatttgccaatcttggtgttctctggcaaatgccaaacgtcctgcacggtgttgggctgtaagcacaacccccacctgtggatgtcgggccctcataccaccctcatggagtctgtttctgaccgtttgagcagacacatgcacatttgtggcctgctggaggtcattatgcagggctctggcagtgctcctcctgctcctccttgcacaaaggcggaggtagcggtcctgctgctgggttgttgccttcctacagcctcctccacgtctcctgatgtactggcctgtctcttgatagcgcctccatgctctggacactacgctgacagacacagcaaaccttcttgccacagctcgcattgatgtgccatcctggatgagctgcactacctgagccacttgtgtgggttgtagactccgtctcatgctaccactagagtgaaagcaccgccagcattcaaaagtgaccaaaacatcagccaggaagcataggaactgagaagtggtctgtggttatcacctgcagaaccactcctttattgggggtgtcttgctaattgcctatattttccacctgttgtctattccatttgcacaacagcatgtgaaatgtattgtcaatcagtgttgcttcctaagtggacagtttgatttcacagaagtatgattgacttggagttacattgtgttgtttaagtgttcccttaatttttttgagcactgtatatatatatatatatatatatgtatatatatatgtatgtggcctagttacagttgtgacttaaatcggcttgaaaataatgtgcaaatattgtacaatctaggtgtgcaaagctcttagagatttacccagaaagactcactgctgtaatcaaatcaaatcacattttatttgtcacatgcaccgaatacaaccttttaccttacagtaaaatgcttacctacaagcccttaaccaacatagCAGTTTTAATAAATaagtgttaaagtatttactaaaataaactgaagtaaaaaataataataataataaataaaaaatatatttaaaaaaatgaaaaataacaattaaggagcaacaataaacagtagtgaggctatatacagggggtactggtacagagtcaatgtggaggctatatacagggggtactggtacagagtcaatgtgcgtgggcacaggttagtcgaggtaattgaggtaatatgtacatgtacgtagaggtaaagtgactatgcatagataataaacagagagtcgtagcagcgtaaaaatgggggGTGGGGTCAATGAAATTGTCCAGGTAGCATTTTaataagctgttcaggagtctgctggcttggaggtagaagctgttaagaagcctttcggacctagacttggcgctccggtacctcttgaagctctcaacctgccccATTACAGTCCCGTCGATGAGAAAGGGGGCGCGCtcgatcctccttttcctgtagtccataatcatctcccatgtcttgatcacgttgagggagaggttgttgtcttggcaccacactgccaggtctctgacctcctccctataggatgtctcattgtggtcgttgatcaggcctaccactgttgtgtcgtcggcaaacttaatgatggtgttgggagtcgtgcttggccactgCCAAAGtattcactgccaaaggtgtgaatacttatgtaaataagatatttctgtatttcatttaccAAATGTGCAGAAACAAAGCTAAATATtgcttcactctgtcattatggggtattgtgtgtagatgggtgggaCATATTTTTTCACCCATTTtgattcaggctgtatcacaacaaaatgttgaataagtcaaggaatgttgaataagtcaaagaatgttgaataagtcaaagaatgttgaataagtcaaaggggtatgaatactttctgaaggcactgtatgtatcacTGCCTGTTTTctgagtgtttttgtgtgttatttaagCCCTAGTATTGGATTCCTCTCATTCTTTTTGAGCACCTCTCTTACTTTCTTTTGTTTGCTGAAGTGCAGAGGCTTACCTGAACTCTATTTTTCACATCGTCTTTCACAGTATAGCTGGTTGTGCATTTGAATGTTATTAGGATCCCCCATTAGTTGATGCCACGGCGTCAGCTAATCttcatgtgtaaaaaaaaaaaaaaaaaagtaataataataaacaattaCAATTTAAATTGCCAAATGTTGCAGGTCACAATGCCCATGCGGATTTTCAAGCTGCTGGGTGTGGAGACTGTCATCCTGACCAATGCAGCTGGAGGCCTCAATCAGGACTACAAGGTTGGGGACATCATGATCATCAAAGATCACATCAACATGCCTGGCTTCGCTGGGAACAACCCACTGGCAGGACCCAATGATGAGAGGTGTGTGGTTATGTATATAGGGAACGGTTAAGGACGTACAATAGAGTGATTACAGAATGCAAATTAAAAAGGGTGCCGACGCCCAAAAATGCCTGTTTTACTTTAATTAAGCAAATGTAATTACTAGGTAATGTTTTTGGGGCATTTACCCTTTTTCCACGACTGGTTTATCAGGGACTGAAAACGGATTTGGTTAAGTtaccaccttctcctcctcctagGTTTGGGGTTCGGTTCCCCTCCATGTCTGATGCGTACGACAGGGAACTTCTGCAGCTGGCACAAGGTGTGGGGGCGGAGCTTGGCTTTGCAGACTTCCTGAGAGAGGGAGTTTACTGCGTCCTGGGCGGGCCCTCGTTCGAAACCATCGCTGAGTGTCGTATGATGAACAGACTGGGGGCTGACGCTGTGGGTGAGTCCTGGAGCAGCTACACCAAATTATCACAACTCCTCAGCACTATTACAATCATCTTCTACTCGAGAAACAATTTAAACTTCTAAACTTCGTCCACTGCCATAACAATACTTTTGCAAGCACTCCATTGTTCTTGTAGTTTGCTCTTGCAGCATTTCATGCAGAATTATGAAGAATGCAACTCTGCAACTTTTTAATTACATTGTCAGTTGGTGCATTGCTTTTGTCCTCCTCTTTCTCGTTGTTCTAGGCATGAGTACGGTGCACGAGGTGATTGTAGCGCGTCACTGTGGGATGCGTGTGTTCGCCCTGTCCCTGATCACCAACCAGGCTGTGATGGACTACGACAGCCAGGAGAAGGCCAACCACGAGGAGGTCCTGGAGACAGGCCAGCTGAGGGCAAAGCAGCTAGAGCGACTGGTGTCCAACATGGTGACCCACATAGAGCACAACAATAACGACGCCTGATAACTCTGACTGAACCTGGTTACACCGTGTGTGtatggggggaggggggcattCCGTAATCACCCTATTGTACGTCCCCTAGATATCTGGCCACGCTGTTCCTTTTCTGTACTTTAACATTCTTCAAGGTAGCCGTTTGTTGACAACATGAATCATTGTTTAATGTGTGTTATGGAAACATGACAATTCGGAGTAAAGTACTATTATTTATGAGCCCTGCACTAAACGTTTATAAATATAGAGCTGTATTGAGGTGAATTGACCCGGTGCACTGACATTTTAATGTGTTAactttatatttatttttgttcagttcagAAATACTTGCACGTTGTACATTTTCTAACAAGTGTGACTAATATGTCGATTTTAAAATTAGATGATATAGGTGAAGTAAATTACCAAAACGTAAGGGTGTTCCTATAATATAGTGGGCTCTAAAGTGCGACCAATTTGGTCGCAAATGcaacaaaatattttgctgtgcgaaCTGCAGTTTTAATTTTGGAGCACAGAGAGAATGGTAAAGGGATAGCTTCTCAGGAGATCCGTGATTCTAGTAAAGAGGTTCAGTATGAAGATGAttagaaactgcttctccaatagaagaTCATGCATGTAGTTATGCGATGTCCTggcaaagttagctagctaaactcaTGTGCGGAAACACATCATTGGGTCGAACTGTCGTGTTGCACTGAACTCTGCATTTGCATtccgtcaaatcaaaggcactccttcgatataaaTGAAAACGTGTAcgtttgtcactttcacaaggttATGACATGTTCAGCTACTTAAAACATTGGCTCGAATCTAGATTGAAAATCGAGAAAATTAACGACTAAGGAAGAATTTTCCACTCATTGATTTCCCAAACCCCAGTCTGGTCTGTCGAGTCGGCTTTGTGACGCGTTCCTGGAACTATCACAATGTTGTGCCTCTCAATGTTTAGAAACTATGTGATCATAGCAATGAGTGAATGACGGTTGTGACTAGAGTAactttacgtagcaggttaggagagcatcTGAGCTAACCCTAGCCATTTTATACCCTTAACCTAAGTATCGTAATCAACCACATTAGTTATCCTAACTTGCTGCATATTCCCCCCCCTAACTTGGTGCATAAGTTCTactaacctgctatgaaaaagCCACTTCCGGTAATGGCCGTACCCCTTTCTAGTCAAAACCATGAATGTCATATCTTTTGCCTGTAGACATCACAAACTTGACGCTCTTAAAGAGACACTGTACAATTTAATGTAATGCATCTCAATAAGAAAATAGTGCTTTTGCATAATGTAGAAACCTTATATTCCCCACATGACCAGTATTTGTATCAACATTTTAGCTTTTTATAATAAACCAATGTATTTACAGCATAACATATTAGTTTCTAGGGCACAACATGTGCTTCAGAGGTAAATATAATTAATATAGGCTATATATGCTCTATAAAAAAACGTTGCACTTCTGATTTTTTTTAGTTGGGAGCACCAGTGCTACCCATGACGTCTGAATTTAGAGCACTGACTGTAACGTGCTGTAAAGTAGCAGTGTGTTGGTGTATTAACAATTATGTTCTCTGTATATTTTTAATACTTATTTATAGAAGCACTTTTTATCGTGTAATGTATGCTTTTTAGTCAACGTCTTAAAAGGGGTCAAACTAGATTATTTTACCTTCCAAACGGTGGGTAGTTTTAGCTTTGCCTTTATAAGAATGCTCATGAATGTGTATATCGATGGGGATTGAAAGGTGAATATAGGGTATTTTGTTGGTGCTACACTCAAGTCTTACTGTCACAATAAACGGAGTCAACTTGATAGACTGTGGTGTTCAAGCGCCACTTTGTTTTCTATGTCTCTGTAGAATTACTGTGTTGT
This DNA window, taken from Oncorhynchus tshawytscha isolate Ot180627B linkage group LG10, Otsh_v2.0, whole genome shotgun sequence, encodes the following:
- the LOC112260889 gene encoding purine nucleoside phosphorylase; protein product: MYPESTVGCSFEECSATAEWLLSRTEIRPLVGIVCGSGLGGLAEMLKDQMAFKYSDIPNFPQSTVHGHAGRLVFGMLKGKACVCMQGRFHLYEGYPIHKVTMPMRIFKLLGVETVILTNAAGGLNQDYKVGDIMIIKDHINMPGFAGNNPLAGPNDERFGVRFPSMSDAYDRELLQLAQGVGAELGFADFLREGVYCVLGGPSFETIAECRMMNRLGADAVGMSTVHEVIVARHCGMRVFALSLITNQAVMDYDSQEKANHEEVLETGQLRAKQLERLVSNMVTHIEHNNNDA